One stretch of Bordetella avium DNA includes these proteins:
- a CDS encoding C40 family peptidase: MTPSTRKVRRLRPTLFSIFCAPLLALCFFGAAQASLPPIAMGSLQGLRLSNEPTVPTLRDRIVQAGLAKIGTPYIWGGDDLDGFDCSGLALFVFRETAGIDLPRTSRAQRQSGHSVSRQQLRPGDLVFFATHRRGVTSHVGIYIGRNQFVHAPSRGSHVRIDKLDNRYWAKRYVGARSYLKDAPTQMLAHLR, translated from the coding sequence ATGACTCCATCTACGCGAAAAGTACGCCGACTCAGACCCACCCTATTCTCGATTTTCTGCGCCCCATTACTGGCGCTCTGTTTTTTCGGTGCGGCGCAAGCTTCACTACCGCCCATTGCGATGGGCAGCCTTCAAGGGCTGCGCCTCAGCAACGAGCCCACCGTGCCCACACTGCGCGACCGCATCGTGCAGGCCGGTCTCGCCAAGATCGGCACGCCCTATATCTGGGGCGGCGATGACCTCGATGGCTTCGACTGCAGCGGCCTGGCGCTCTTCGTGTTCCGCGAAACGGCCGGCATCGACCTGCCGCGCACCTCACGCGCCCAGCGCCAATCGGGCCATAGTGTGAGCCGCCAGCAGTTGCGTCCTGGCGATCTGGTGTTTTTCGCGACGCACCGGCGCGGCGTCACCTCGCACGTCGGCATCTATATCGGACGTAACCAGTTTGTCCACGCTCCCTCGCGCGGCTCGCATGTCCGCATCGACAAACTCGATAATCGCTACTGGGCCAAACGCTATGTCGGCGCCCGCAGCTATCTCAAAGACGCTCCCACCCAAATGCTGGCGCACCTGCGCTAA
- a CDS encoding AMP nucleosidase has translation MSAVYSAATLYRPDPVPFERFDDAQAAVERLTQIYDRNTDFLRQAFRDVLHGRDLDGRVRAYYPAVRISVQTYDPIDSRLSYGHVAEPGRYQTTITQPALFTDYLIEQIGLLLQNHGVPVEVGESDMPIPLHFAFPEGTYVEGEHLESLKRPLRDLFDVPDLAVTDDAIVNGSWRGRDGEPNPLAPFTATRVDYSLHRLQHYSATAPSHFQNFVLFTNYQFYVDEFCARARALMAQGGGDYDALVEPGNRITRRGEVAAPPDPSQRLPQMPAYHLIRPNHSGITLVNIGVGPSNAKTITDHIAVLRPHAWLMLGHCAGLRDSQRLGDYVLAHGYVRDDHVLDADLPTWVPVPALAEVQVALEQAVQEVAGLSGWDLKRIMRTGTVATIDNRNWELRDQGELVQRFAQSRAIALDMESATIAANGFRFRVPYGTLLCVSDKPLHGELKLPCMASAFYRRQVNQHLEIGIKALELLREMAPERLHSRKLRSFTETAFQ, from the coding sequence ATGAGCGCAGTGTATTCAGCAGCCACTCTTTACCGGCCGGACCCCGTGCCCTTCGAGCGTTTCGACGATGCGCAAGCGGCGGTCGAGCGCCTGACCCAGATTTATGACCGCAATACGGACTTTTTGCGTCAGGCCTTTCGGGATGTCTTGCATGGACGTGATCTGGACGGCCGTGTGCGCGCGTATTACCCCGCCGTGCGGATTTCGGTGCAGACCTATGATCCCATCGATTCACGTCTGTCTTATGGACATGTCGCCGAACCGGGCCGTTATCAGACCACCATCACACAGCCGGCCCTGTTTACGGACTATCTGATCGAGCAAATCGGGCTTTTATTGCAGAACCACGGGGTGCCCGTGGAGGTCGGCGAATCGGACATGCCGATTCCCTTGCATTTTGCATTTCCGGAAGGAACCTATGTCGAGGGTGAGCATCTGGAAAGCCTGAAGCGGCCGCTGCGAGATCTGTTCGATGTGCCTGATCTTGCCGTCACGGACGACGCCATCGTCAATGGTTCCTGGCGGGGCCGCGATGGCGAGCCGAATCCGCTTGCGCCGTTCACGGCCACGCGGGTCGATTACTCGCTGCATCGCTTGCAGCACTATTCGGCCACCGCGCCTTCGCACTTTCAGAATTTCGTGTTGTTCACGAATTATCAGTTTTATGTCGATGAATTTTGCGCCCGGGCCCGCGCGCTGATGGCCCAGGGCGGCGGTGATTACGATGCGCTGGTCGAGCCGGGTAACCGCATCACCCGGCGGGGTGAAGTGGCCGCGCCGCCCGATCCCTCGCAGCGTTTGCCGCAAATGCCGGCCTATCATTTGATCCGACCGAATCATTCGGGCATCACCTTGGTGAACATTGGGGTAGGACCCTCGAACGCCAAGACGATTACCGACCATATCGCCGTGCTGCGCCCGCATGCCTGGCTGATGTTGGGTCATTGCGCTGGCCTGCGCGATTCGCAGCGTCTGGGCGATTATGTGTTGGCGCATGGCTATGTGCGCGATGACCATGTGTTGGATGCCGATTTGCCCACCTGGGTGCCGGTGCCGGCGCTGGCGGAGGTGCAGGTGGCGCTAGAGCAGGCCGTTCAGGAGGTGGCCGGGCTGTCGGGCTGGGATCTGAAACGCATTATGCGCACCGGGACGGTGGCCACGATAGACAACCGCAATTGGGAGTTGCGCGACCAGGGCGAGCTGGTGCAGCGCTTCGCGCAGTCGCGTGCGATTGCGCTGGACATGGAGTCGGCCACGATCGCGGCGAATGGCTTCCGTTTCCGGGTGCCCTATGGCACGCTGTTGTGCGTGTCCGATAAGCCCTTGCATGGCGAACTCAAGCTGCCGTGCATGGCCAGCGCCTTTTATCGCCGTCAGGTGAATCAGCATCTGGAGATCGGAATCAAAGCGCTGGAGTTATTGCGTGAGATGGCGCCCGAACGCTTGCATTCGCGCAAGCTGCGCTCGTTCACGGAAACGGCGTTTCAATAG
- a CDS encoding ParB/Srx family N-terminal domain-containing protein — protein MFVLRSGIRYRRALAAFAVLALPLALAACGGGDHEDDKPAAASSGRNSAYLAAQAGDVIGVRIEELNPTQGAIGYDQIYYKLGRWQGDFSRPTWPRNSMPYLDYLNRTIGKKFDDYCEDTGRSARAQPFASVQEAERARLDDPSTFTCLDEPGAHPEALKTVVVGWDGNLYLTDGHHSFSALREIADGGPKLKVWVKVDANYSHIPTREAFWQRLVDERKAWLRDGDNQPITVDQLPKRLGLAHAEEPGGMQDDPYRSLVYFTRDVAYSNGGLPEFAEFLWGDWLRRQTANGSLAPLSNYKTGPSAPLASVLAESTLKKDLSVAGSNDSYAALVRDAALRMNTLAGGDAVFGDTTARQLGHFTLLAGQEAGTPTKAARDALEELPRMDVKSDGSPRTGGKLRYSASYRHCGKPAPGTCWGW, from the coding sequence ATGTTCGTGTTGCGCTCTGGAATTCGCTATCGCCGCGCTTTGGCCGCGTTCGCCGTTTTGGCCTTGCCCCTCGCGCTGGCCGCCTGCGGTGGCGGGGATCATGAGGATGATAAGCCGGCGGCCGCCTCTTCCGGGCGTAATAGCGCTTATCTGGCAGCCCAGGCCGGCGACGTGATCGGCGTGCGTATCGAGGAGCTGAACCCGACGCAGGGCGCGATCGGTTACGACCAGATCTATTACAAGCTGGGCCGCTGGCAGGGCGACTTCAGCCGTCCGACCTGGCCTCGGAACTCGATGCCGTACCTGGATTATCTGAATCGCACCATCGGCAAGAAATTTGACGACTATTGCGAAGATACCGGACGCAGCGCCCGTGCCCAGCCTTTTGCCTCTGTTCAGGAGGCGGAGCGTGCGCGGCTGGATGATCCGTCTACATTCACCTGCCTGGATGAGCCCGGCGCCCATCCCGAGGCGCTGAAAACCGTGGTGGTGGGTTGGGACGGCAATCTTTATCTGACGGATGGCCACCATTCTTTCTCGGCGCTGCGCGAGATCGCTGACGGCGGCCCCAAGCTGAAGGTCTGGGTCAAGGTGGACGCCAATTACAGCCATATCCCGACGCGCGAGGCCTTCTGGCAACGCCTGGTTGACGAGCGCAAGGCCTGGCTGCGCGATGGCGATAATCAGCCCATCACGGTAGACCAGTTACCCAAACGGCTAGGGCTGGCCCATGCTGAAGAGCCGGGTGGCATGCAGGATGATCCGTATCGCTCGCTGGTCTATTTCACCCGCGATGTGGCGTACTCCAATGGCGGACTGCCGGAGTTTGCCGAGTTTCTTTGGGGGGATTGGCTGCGTCGGCAGACCGCCAATGGCAGCCTTGCGCCGCTGTCTAACTACAAGACCGGCCCGTCCGCGCCGCTTGCCAGCGTGCTGGCGGAGAGCACACTGAAAAAAGACCTGAGCGTGGCGGGCAGCAATGATAGTTATGCGGCCTTGGTGCGGGACGCCGCCCTGCGCATGAATACGCTGGCCGGTGGCGATGCCGTGTTCGGCGATACGACGGCTCGGCAATTAGGCCATTTCACGCTCTTGGCGGGGCAGGAGGCCGGCACGCCGACCAAGGCGGCACGCGATGCGTTGGAGGAGCTGCCGCGCATGGACGTCAAGAGCGATGGTTCGCCGCGCACGGGCGGCAAACTGCGCTATTCGGCGAGCTACCGCCATTGCGGCAAGCCGGCGCCTGGCACTTGCTGGGGATGGTGA
- a CDS encoding response regulator transcription factor — MSFQLPVLDSLLRAPVLLIEDEPLLCKRLEQVLLRLGYAPSALRFAGSLAQARTELARQTVALALVDLGLPDGSGVDLIAEMRAADSEMAILVISGWTSEEAILAALRAGACGYVLKERDDLEVSIAIRSVLSGGAPIDPFLARRLLHEFRIPLVGQADNTGPLSPREAQILRLVASGLGNREIAEQLHLSRYTVERHVKHVYRKLLVSSRTQAIHAARVRGLLD, encoded by the coding sequence ATGTCCTTTCAGCTTCCCGTTCTTGACTCGTTGCTGCGCGCTCCCGTCTTGCTGATCGAGGACGAGCCCTTGCTTTGTAAGCGTTTGGAGCAAGTGTTGCTGCGCCTGGGCTATGCCCCGTCCGCGCTGAGGTTCGCGGGTTCGCTGGCGCAGGCGCGCACCGAGTTGGCACGGCAAACGGTCGCCCTGGCGCTGGTCGATCTAGGTTTGCCTGATGGCAGCGGTGTGGATCTGATTGCCGAGATGCGCGCTGCCGATTCCGAGATGGCGATTTTGGTGATTTCCGGCTGGACTTCGGAAGAGGCGATCCTGGCGGCTTTGCGCGCCGGCGCCTGTGGCTATGTGCTCAAAGAGCGTGATGATCTGGAGGTGAGTATCGCCATCCGCAGCGTGCTGAGCGGTGGAGCGCCCATCGATCCCTTCCTGGCGCGGCGCCTCTTGCATGAGTTCCGTATTCCGCTGGTGGGACAAGCCGACAATACGGGGCCGCTGAGCCCGCGCGAGGCGCAAATTTTGCGTCTGGTGGCGTCGGGCCTGGGCAATCGCGAGATCGCGGAGCAATTGCATTTGTCGCGTTATACGGTCGAGCGCCACGTCAAGCACGTCTACCGCAAACTGCTTGTGTCTTCCCGAACCCAGGCGATTCATGCCGCAAGGGTGCGCGGGCTGCTGGATTGA
- a CDS encoding sensor histidine kinase, whose translation MKTLLALCCLLSCLVSARVLAASECSADILRVAAAQAAEGQMPSQLQTWQTVTLPDAWRSRWPDYRGSVWYRIEWQSHCGAALGLLLPAIKMAGEVYSNDDLLWRDASLVEPLSRSWNMPRYWVLPASSLHKGVNTLWVRVVGRADFGAGLGPVHIGPAAQIQALYDDTFWRQRSRYILNLVVSLSLSGLFFCVWVVRRSQRDYGWYAFCTLCWALFVANVLMTSPWPFADSAMALRANTMALVLYVAGFCMFTWRFGGQSLPRIERALWACNLGLLALLALAPDAYLVPAVVASVVLPSFVFFANCIQFPFHAWKTREPDHLIMAACLLVFLVAGVHDFLSAFGLIQTDTVYTPFTSIAATLSMAAVLGMRISRNISKVERFNQELAQSVQQARAELRASLALEHSLALANARLQDRLQLAHDLHDGPGGSVVRMMALVEQTDEPLRSQQVLSILRQIRDDLRQTIDSGASEDMPVPASPGEWIAPLRHRFTVLFEALDIAVSWEIASAWAQRPDAKQCLALTRLLEESLTNVVKHSQANKVKVVLRHTAEQGLMLSVEDDGVGFDVQAVLQSGLSVGMRSMQARIARVGGFLELASRPGHTLLTASLPPVR comes from the coding sequence TTGAAAACGCTGCTGGCGTTGTGCTGTCTGCTGAGTTGCCTGGTGTCGGCCCGGGTGTTGGCGGCTTCCGAGTGTAGTGCAGACATCCTGCGGGTAGCAGCCGCGCAGGCCGCCGAGGGTCAGATGCCCAGCCAGCTACAGACCTGGCAAACCGTGACCCTGCCCGATGCGTGGCGTAGCCGCTGGCCGGATTATCGCGGCAGTGTGTGGTACCGCATCGAATGGCAATCGCATTGTGGGGCGGCGCTGGGGCTGTTGCTGCCTGCAATCAAGATGGCGGGCGAGGTCTACAGCAACGACGACCTGCTTTGGCGCGACGCGAGCCTGGTCGAGCCCTTGTCGCGTAGCTGGAATATGCCGCGGTATTGGGTATTGCCCGCCTCCTCGCTGCATAAGGGTGTCAATACCCTGTGGGTGAGGGTGGTCGGGCGCGCGGACTTCGGTGCAGGGTTGGGGCCAGTGCATATCGGGCCGGCAGCGCAGATCCAGGCTTTGTACGATGACACATTCTGGCGCCAACGCAGCCGCTATATTCTGAATTTGGTGGTGTCGCTGTCGCTGAGCGGCCTGTTTTTCTGCGTCTGGGTCGTGCGGCGCTCTCAGCGCGACTATGGCTGGTACGCCTTTTGCACCCTGTGCTGGGCGCTGTTTGTGGCCAATGTGTTGATGACGTCGCCCTGGCCTTTCGCAGATTCTGCGATGGCGCTGCGAGCCAACACCATGGCCCTCGTGTTGTACGTCGCCGGTTTTTGCATGTTCACCTGGCGTTTCGGCGGCCAATCCTTGCCCCGCATCGAACGCGCTCTCTGGGCCTGTAACCTGGGGCTTTTGGCCTTGTTGGCCCTGGCGCCGGACGCTTATCTGGTCCCGGCCGTAGTCGCCAGCGTGGTCCTGCCTTCCTTCGTGTTCTTTGCCAACTGTATTCAGTTTCCCTTTCATGCCTGGAAAACCCGCGAACCTGATCATCTGATCATGGCCGCCTGTTTGCTGGTGTTTCTGGTGGCGGGTGTGCATGATTTTCTGTCCGCGTTCGGCTTGATCCAGACCGATACGGTTTACACCCCCTTCACCAGCATTGCGGCGACACTGTCGATGGCGGCCGTGTTGGGGATGCGTATCTCTCGCAATATCTCCAAGGTCGAGCGGTTTAACCAGGAGTTGGCGCAGAGCGTGCAACAGGCTCGCGCCGAGCTGCGCGCTTCGCTGGCCCTGGAGCATTCGCTGGCCTTGGCCAATGCCCGTCTACAAGATCGTTTGCAATTGGCCCATGACTTGCATGACGGGCCGGGCGGATCGGTGGTCCGCATGATGGCCCTGGTGGAGCAGACCGACGAGCCTTTGCGTAGCCAGCAGGTGCTCTCCATTTTGAGGCAGATCCGGGATGATTTGCGGCAAACCATAGATAGCGGGGCCAGTGAAGACATGCCGGTGCCCGCATCGCCCGGGGAGTGGATTGCGCCCCTGCGACACCGCTTCACGGTGCTCTTCGAGGCCTTGGATATTGCCGTGTCCTGGGAGATTGCCTCAGCCTGGGCACAGCGGCCGGACGCAAAACAATGCCTGGCCTTGACCCGCTTGCTCGAAGAGTCCCTGACCAATGTGGTCAAACACAGCCAGGCAAACAAGGTGAAAGTGGTGTTGCGGCATACGGCCGAGCAGGGTCTGATGTTGAGTGTGGAAGACGATGGCGTCGGCTTTGATGTGCAGGCCGTGTTGCAGTCTGGGCTGAGCGTGGGCATGCGCAGTATGCAGGCCCGTATCGCCCGCGTGGGCGGATTTTTGGAGCTGGCTTCGCGACCCGGACATACCCTGCTGACGGCAAGCCTACCCCCTGTGCGCTGA